Below is a window of Aerosakkonema funiforme FACHB-1375 DNA.
TAAATGTGGATTGATTTTGGACAGGGATTGGAATGCGGCACTGATGATTCTAAAAGTAGCCTTGAGTACGGTAGGGCATACCGGAACTTGGATCGAAGATCCGAACGCTTCAGGAGATTTGGCCGCTACTTTGGCTGGAGTAATCCAGTCGCAAGCAAGCTGAGTCTATGAATGAAGAATCCCCGTCCCTTTAGGGCTCTTGAGTGTCAATAAAGCATCCATATATTGATGGGAAACTTCTACATTTTGCAATGCGGCTTTGAACAAATTTTTGCAAAGCAGTGCCAGCCAAAAACGCGAAGCAATAAGTTGAGCCACATAAAATGCCTCTAGCTCGATTTCTCCGGTAATATTTGTGTTACTGCCTGTGACAACGTGCCAGATATCGTGAGTTTCAGTTATATGCCACATCAAAAAAGAGCGATCGTCATTAGGTATATTGCTCGTTATAAATTATCCAAATTGATTTTAACTGAATTATTGGCGCTGCCAAATTTGAATCGTACCGTCTACACTCCCAGCCACAAGCATTTGACCGTTGGGACTGATGGCTGCGGATATGAGAGAACTAGCTGAATCTCCCCGAAGACTGCACAGATCGAAACCTGTTTCTAAATGCCAAATCTTGAGCGTACCATCTGCGCTGCTGCTGATGATATTTTCACCATCGGGACTGAAAATCACAGATGTAACTGCACCTGTATGACCGATGAGAGTGGAGATGCGATCGCGAGTGCCCAAATCCCATAATTT
It encodes the following:
- a CDS encoding Coq4 family protein; this translates as MWHITETHDIWHVVTGSNTNITGEIELEAFYVAQLIASRFWLALLCKNLFKAALQNVEVSHQYMDALLTLKSPKGTGILHS